From the Huiozyma naganishii CBS 8797 chromosome 2, complete genome genome, one window contains:
- the LSB1 gene encoding Lsb1p (similar to Saccharomyces cerevisiae LSB1 (YGR136W) and PIN3 (YPR154W); ancestral locus Anc_3.501), whose translation MSVGSVNRSITNIRTELEYLLESKVISRDTFDEFNRKLPDNWDGKPIGGAGEKHPPHEPEYVEAIFRYKPQEKEDLELQVGDKVEILEKLSADWYRGKNKGKVGVFPSNYVKAVKFSGVDDAMFQDIPPSSFSTQQYVPPYVPPPQEKPQQPKPQPQPQPQPQPQPQPQPQPEPKPQKQHHHSGAGKNLLKQFGNSIVFGAGQRIGSDIVNGIANKF comes from the coding sequence ATGTCTGTTGGTTCAGTAAACAGGTCTATCACTAACATCCGGACGGAGTTGGAGTACTTGCTGGAGAGCAAAGTGATATCGAGGGACACATTCGACGAGTTCAACCGTAAACTGCCCGATAACTGGGACGGCAAGCCCATTGGAGGAGCCGGGGAGAAGCACCCGCCGCACGAGCCAGAGTACGTCGAGGCCATTTTCCGGTACAAACCGcaggagaaggaggatCTCGAGTTGCAAGTCGGCGATAAAGTGGAGATTCTCGAGAAACTATCCGCCGATTGGTACAGGGGCAAGAACAAGGGCAAAGTAGGCGTGTTCCCAAGCAACTACGTCAAGGCTGTAAAATTCAGCGGCGTCGACGACGCAatgtttcaagatatccCGCCTTCCTCGTTTTCTACGCAGCAGTACGTCCCACCGTACgtcccaccaccacaggAGAAACCGCAACAGCCAAAGCCACAGCCACAGCCgcaaccacaaccacaaccacaaccacaaccacaaccacaaccgGAACCAAAACCACAGAAGCAACATCATCATAGCGGTGCCGGTAAAAATCTACTGAAACAGTTCGGTAATTCAATTGTCTTCGGTGCCGGTCAGCGGATAGGTTCAGACATTGTCAATGGGATAGCAAACAAATTTTAG
- the TPO2 gene encoding spermine transporter (similar to Saccharomyces cerevisiae TPO2 (YGR138C) and TPO3 (YPR156C); ancestral locus Anc_3.503), with the protein MANLSDSESVNSFTSQETSSSAGSLRDAQQPQQYVPETKGDGTNKLKLVRTETVKSLQDMGMTKNAPIPDVNAPQTAKKTAIFPEEYTMETPTGLVPVATLQSIGRTATSISRTRTRQMDRSISMRSSHSNDKEEEEEAAEEDEDGSEDQHLDPDIEFVTFVTDDPQNPHNWPLWVRWSYTALLSTLVVCVAYGSACITGGLGTVEEKFHVSLEAAILSCSLMVIGFAVGPLLWSPVSDLYGRKVAYFFSMGLYTIFNIPCALAPNLGCLLACRFICGIFASSGLCLVGGSIADMFPSNSRGKAIAFFAWAPYAGPCIGPLVNGFISVSTGRMDLIFWVNMAFCGTMWIVASLIPETYAPVILKKRAVRLRKETGNPKIMTEQEAQGLSFNEILRACLLRPLYFAVTEPVLVATCFYVCLIYSLLYAFFFAFPVIFGDLYGYKDNLIGLMFIPILIGATFALAFTFWCESKYMQIVKTRRPTPEDRLLGAMIGAPFAAIALWILGATALKRIIWVGPASSGLAFGFGMVLIYYSLNNYIIDCYVQFASSALATKVFLRSAGGAAFPLFTTQMYHKLNLHWGSYLLAFISTAMIALPFAFAYWGRDLRHKLSKKDYSIDTIDD; encoded by the coding sequence ATGGCTAATCTAAGTGATTCAGAGTCTGTTAACTCTTTCACGTCGCAGGAGACGAGCAGTTCAGCTGGGTCCCTGCGTGACGCTCAACAACCACAGCAGTATGTCCCCGAGACCAAGGGGGACGGTACAAACAAGCTGAAACTGGTCCGGACCGAGACTGTCAAGTCCCTGCAGGACATGGGGATGACTAAAAACGCGCCGATCCCCGACGTCAATGCACCACAGACCGCGAAGAAGACGGCCATCTTCCCAGAGGAGTACACCATGGAGACACCAACTGGTTTGGTCCCCGTGGCCACTTTGCAATCGATTGGGAGAACCGCAACATCCATCTCCAGAACGAGAACCAGACAGATGGACCGTTCCATTAGCATGCGGTCCTCGCACTCTAACGacaaggaggaagaggaggaggctgcagaggaggatgaggatGGGTCAGAGGATCAGCATTTGGATCCGGACATCGAGTTTGTGACGTTCGTTACGGATGACCCGCAGAACCCACATAACTGGCCCCTGTGGGTTCGATGGAGTTACACCGCGTTGCTATCCACACTGGTCGTCTGCGTCGCTTACGGGTCCGCGTGTATCACCGGTGGTCTCGGTACCGTGGAGGAGAAATTCCATGTCTCGCTAGAGGCAGCCATCCTGTCATGTTCGCTTATGGTTATCGGTTTCGCAGTGGGGCCCCTGCTGTGGTCGCCCGTGTCTGATCTGTACGGTAGAAAAGTCGCttacttcttctccatgGGGCTTTACACGATCTTCAACATCCCCTGCGCATTGGCACCAAATCTGGGCTGTCTATTGGCCTGTAGGTTCATCTGTGGTATCTTCGCATCCTCAGGTCTGTGCTTAGTCGGTGGGTCCATCGCGGATATGTTCCCCTCGAATTCAAGGGGTAAAGCCATCGCGTTCTTTGCCTGGGCGCCCTATGCGGGACCTTGCATTGGTCCTCTAGTCAACGGGTTTATCTCCGTCTCCACTGGGAGAATGGACTTGATCTTCTGGGTCAACATGGCCTTCTGCGGGACAATGTGGATTGTCGCATCTTTGATCCCAGAGACTTACGCACCAGTCAttttaaagaaaagagcAGTCAGACTTAGAAAGGAGACCGGGAACCCAAAGATCATGACAGAGCAGGAGGCCCAAGGGTTGAGTTTCAACGAAATCTTGAGGGCTTGTCTCTTGAGACCGCTGTATTTCGCAGTCACGGAACCAGTGTTGGTGGCCACATGCTTCTACGTGTGTTTGATTTACTCTCTACTGTAcgcgttcttcttcgcgTTCCCTGTCATTTTTGGTGATTTGTACGGTTACAAGGATAACTTGATTGGGTTGATGTTCATCCCAATTTTGATTGGTGCCACTTTTGCGTTGGCTTTCACCTTCTGGTGTGAGTCGAAGTATATGCAGATTGTGAAGACGAGAAGACCAACACCTGAGGACCGTCTGCTCGGTGCCATGATCGGTGCCCCCTTCGCCGCTATCGCATTATGGATTCTTGGTGCCACTGCTTTGAAACGTATCATTTGGGTCGGCCCAGCATCGTCTGGGTTAGCGTTCGGTTTCGGTATGGTTCTGATTTACTACTCCTtgaacaactacatcaTTGACTGCTACGTCCAATTTGCCTCGAGTGCTCTGGCTACAAAGGTTTTCCTGAGATCCGCAGGTGGTGCTGCCTTCCCATTATTCACGACGCAAATGTACCATAAATTGAATCTGCATTGGGGGTCCTACCTACTAGCCTTTATTTCTACTGCTATGATCGCTCTCCCATTTGCATTCGCATACTGGGGGAGAGATCTAAGACACAAgttgtccaagaaggacTACTCCATTGACACAATTGATGACTGA
- the CBF2 gene encoding Cbf2p (similar to Saccharomyces cerevisiae CBF2 (YGR140W); ancestral locus Anc_3.504) — MDVEEQQQKLKLLEGSVSPRARYLFRNYFLQYVKWCQKHGLLQDEDLDSNREVYSNLPLYNAVIHRFIIDTVVLQNGNDSGTNEIDTEAFGMIVQALQFYGKICSLYGNERMDLNASLPYFVNVNLLHTNRINWKPLVTVSLNMWNPEANSTNFKSSMERLRFLVDFQFASYTKLTFQERSRLKMSSLQIRGQTLRDTEIWYDTYDDTVDDGNGTSLHRPVSLLPQDCPFLCPWTTLAAYLFFRFYGIKSGFRGDGFPDLNNDDLVRSLPLIKGKFAAEYPRENTLGLYYSSVLKYCSLPYRKKNYFEGMRPNFPQLDYREFELLNERMPDDVVPFDFKRILNAKSPYLSDKSTASNFNCNWKNESIGPPRTILTQVFPEIEKFKKDKTLLSEESQAFLDLLELLRLQLVSNLPLIYKVFPSHELFRHDIFNNSDFQMYLHDFQLNEGDLLPFTLLAKKPAHLPDLYSYLVEPAGSTAMVADRADRRNPPVAQALTSNDQLEEIKRQNFEFIQFQTLSNFKSFIILISKIFDKLSIKNSSRREITRQINYYTDLLQEKLNSSNPKDIKDYFLKNEILKHSAGLVPSEEPSRNRKQSSNFKLLDVSEDEDEDRMVMDSGSEAGSEVDSEELKRMVEELVSDRVTSIVAEQISYLEQRLEAEMDRKLDAKLDALFNQKLKRRLSNDNDLDSDSSIETNFSLGSESLKRSNANDFAKRVKLQAANMSSSLVGNRREAPSSAKHSFRMDGNINSIEEVIIEWFTPNPDMNNQCVHSMNKTGDKTWRIPFESIYRQRKVIIELYVFLINVQHIDRYRAIELCNHWAAGKTLAEFAHFLKKWKREHGNSFESLYALNRSP; from the coding sequence ATGGACGTggaagaacaacagcagaaattgaaactgtTAGAAGGGTCCGTATCGCCTAGGGCACGGTACCTGTTCAGGAATTACTTCTTGCAGTATGTGAAGTGGTGTCAGAAACATGGTCTGTTACAGGATGAGGATCTGGACAGTAACAGGGAGGTGTACTCCAATCTGCCCCTGTATAACGCTGTAATACATCGGTTTATTATAGACACTGTGGTGCTTCAAAATGGTAATGATAGTGGGACTAACGAAATTGATACGGAAGCGTTCGGAATGATCGTGCAGGCGTTGCAATTCTACGGTAAGATATGCTCGCTGTACGGGAACGAGAGGATGGACTTAAATGCAAGTTTGCCCTACTTCGTCAACGTGAACCTCCTGCACACAAACAGGATCAATTGGAAACCACTGGTCACGGTGTCCCTCAATATGTGGAACCCAGAGGCTAACAGTACAAATTTCAAGAGTTCCATGGAGAGGCTGCGGTTTCTCGTAGACTTCCAGTTCGCTTCCTACACGAAACTGACCTTCCAGGAGAGATCCCGCTTGAAGATGAGTTCTTTACAAATAAGAGGTCAAACTTTAAGAGATACAGAGATATGGTACGATACGTACGATGATACAGTGGACGATGGAAATGGTACATCACTTCATAGACCTGTGTCTTTGCTGCCCCAGGACTGCCCCTTTCTGTGTCCCTGGACTACACTCGCCGCGTATCTTTTCTTTAGATTCTACGGGATCAAGTCTGGGTTCAGGGGGGACGGGTTCCCGGATCTGAATAACGACGATTTGGTAAGGTCACTTCCATTGATAAAAGGTAAGTTCGCAGCAGAGTACCCGCGGGAAAACACTTTGGGACTTTACTACTCATCAGTGCTCAAGTACTGCTCGTTACCAtacaggaaaaaaaattacttCGAAGGTATGAGACCAAACTTCCCGCAATTGGATTACCGAGAGTTTGAACTGCTTAACGAAAGGATGCCGGATGACGTCGTCCCGTTCGACTTCAAACGTATTCTCAACGCGAAATCCCCTTACCTCTCAGATAAGTCCACCGCCAGCAATTTCAACTGCAATTGGAAAAACGAGTCAATTGGCCCACCACGAACAATACTGACACAGGTGTTTCCAGAGATTgaaaagttcaagaaggacaaaaCTTTATTGTCTGAGGAGTCCCAAGCTTTCTTGgaccttcttgaactgCTGCGATTACAACTAGTCAGCAACTTACCCCTCATCTATAAAGTGTTCCCCAGTCACGAACTTTTTAGACACGACATCTTCAATAACTCGGATTTCCAAATGTACTTGCACGATTTCCAATTGAATGAGGGAGACTTACTTCCATTCACTCTCCTGGCGAAGAAACCGGCGCACTTACCTGACCTCTACAGCTACCTGGTCGAACCAGCGGGCTCAACGGCGATGGTAGCTGACAGAGCCGATAGGAGGAACCCCCCTGTCGCTCAAGCACTCACCAGTAACGACCAACTCGAAGAGATAAAAAGACAAAACTTCGAATTCATCCAGTTCCAAACGCTTTCAAACTTCAAGAGCTTCATCATTCTTATCTCTAAGATATTCGACAAACTGTCCATCAAGAACTCGTCTCGAAGGGAAATCACCAGACAGATTAACTACTATACAGACCTACTGCaagagaaattgaacagttccaatcCGAAAGATATAAAGGATTACTTTCTGAAAAATGAGATATTGAAACACAGTGCTGGCTTGGTACCAAGCGAAGAACCTTCTAGAAACAGGAAACAGTCCTCAAATTTCAAACTGCTGGATGTAAGTGAGGACGAAGACGAGGACCGCATGGTTATGGATAGTGGTTCTGAGGCGGGGTCAGAGGTGGATTCagaagaattgaagagaatggTAGAAGAACTGGTTTCAGATAGAGTGACATCGATCGTCGCTGAACAGATAAGCTATTTGGAACAGCGTTTGGAGGCTGAAATGGACCGTAAGCTTGATGCCAAATTGGATGCACTTTTCAATCAGAAATTAAAGCGGCGATTGTCCAACGATAACGATCTCGATTCAGATTCAAGCATTGAAACCAACTTTAGTCTCGGTAGTGAGTCTCTCAAAAGATCAAATGCAAACGATTTTGCCAAGAGAGTCAAGTTGCAGGCTGCTAATATGTCATCATCTCTTGTAGGTAATCGAAGAGAAGCTCCGTCGTCAGCCAAACACAGCTTCAGAATGGACGGAAATATAAACTCGATCGAGGAAGTCATCATCGAATGGTTCACACCTAACCCAGACATGAACAATCAGTGCGTCCATTCTATGAACAAAACTGGAGATAAGACGTGGAGAATACCCTTTGAAAGCATATACAGGCAGAGGAAAGTCATCATTGAATTGTATGTTTTCTTGATCAATGTGCAACACATTGACCGTTACCGTGCAATTGAACTCTGTAACCATTGGGCGGCTGGGAAAACGTTGGCCGAGTTCGCCCACTTCCtcaagaaatggaaaaggGAGCATGGTAATTCTTTCGAGAGTCTCTACGCTTTGAACCGTTCCCCTTGA
- the PRE9 gene encoding proteasome core particle subunit alpha 3 (similar to Saccharomyces cerevisiae PRE9 (YGR135W); ancestral locus Anc_3.499): MGSRRYDSRTTIFSPEGRLYQVEYALESISHAGTAIGVLAQDGIVIAAERKVTSTLLEQDTSTEKLYRLNDKIVVAVAGLTADAEILINTARVHCQNYLKTYGEDIPVEMLVKRMSDIKQSYTQHGGLRPFGVSFIYAGVDDRYGFQLYTSNPSGNYTGWKAISVGANTSAAQTLLQMDYKDEITLEEATELALKTLSKTTDSSALTYDRVEFSTIKRGKEEGQVIQKIYKPSEIKQLLVKSGITKKDAEDGDADVEMK, from the coding sequence ATGGGGTCTAGACGTTACGATTCAAGAACTACGATCTTCTCGCCAGAGGGTCGTCTCTACCAGGTGGAGTACGCGTTGGAATCCATCTCACATGCGGGGACCGCGATTGGTGTCCTGGCTCAGGACGGGATTGTCATCGCTGCGGAGAGGAAAGTTACGAGCACACTTCTGGAGCAGGATACGTCCACGGAGAAACTGTACAGGTTGAACGATAAGAtcgtcgtcgccgtcgcTGGGCTGACCGCTGACGCAGAGATTCTGATAAATACTGCACGGGTGCACTGCCAGAACTACCTCAAGACGTACGGCGAGGATATCCCCGTGGAGATGCTAGTGAAACGGATGTCCGACATCAAGCAGAGTTACACGCAGCACGGTGGGTTGAGGCCCTTTGGTGTGTCGTTCATCTACGCTGGTGTCGACGACCGGTACGGGTTTCAATTGTACACGTCCAACCCTTCGGGGAACTACACCGGGTGGAAGGCTATCAGTGTCGGTGCAAACACTTCTGCTGCGCAGACGCTGCTTCAGATGGACTACAAGGACGAAATCACTTTGGAGGAGGCCACTGAACTCGCTCTTAAGACTCTATCGAAGACTACGGACAGCAGCGCGCTGACGTACGACAGGGTGGAGTTCTCCACTATAAAGCGGGGCAAAGAGGAGGGCCAGGTCATCCAGAAGATCTACAAACCAAGCGAGATCAAACAGCTGCTCGTCAAGTCCGGCATCACGAAGAAGGACGCGGAGGATGGCGACGCGGACGTCGAAATGAAGTAA